A DNA window from Paraburkholderia sp. IMGN_8 contains the following coding sequences:
- a CDS encoding oligopeptide/dipeptide ABC transporter ATP-binding protein — MPLLEVKDLSVRFTRREGAPVDAVQGVSFSLEAGRTLGIVGESGSGKSQTVMALLGLLAGNGKVSGEARYRGENLLTMNEAALNKIRGDRVGMIFQDPMTSLNPFLTIERQMTETLQLHRKMSRREARRRAIETLETVRIPDAARRINMYPHEFSGGMRQRVMIAMALLSEPEILIADEPTTALDVTVQAQIIELLRELNRERGTAIILITHDMGVVAGLCDDVMVMYAGQTVEQASAAALFAAPTHPYTIGLLNALPRLTDDDDRPLQTIPGNPPLPGEVGAGCAFAPRCAYCSERCRESRPALTASQTSADGPGGGALRACHRPALEIIEAQHA; from the coding sequence ATGCCGCTACTCGAAGTCAAAGACCTGAGCGTGCGCTTCACGCGCCGCGAAGGCGCACCCGTCGACGCGGTGCAAGGCGTGTCGTTTTCGCTGGAAGCCGGCCGCACGCTCGGCATCGTCGGCGAATCGGGCTCCGGCAAGAGCCAGACGGTGATGGCGTTGCTGGGCCTCCTGGCCGGCAACGGCAAGGTGTCCGGCGAGGCGCGCTATCGCGGCGAGAACCTGCTGACGATGAACGAAGCCGCGCTGAACAAGATTCGCGGCGACCGCGTCGGTATGATCTTCCAGGACCCGATGACCTCGCTCAATCCGTTCCTGACGATCGAACGGCAGATGACCGAGACGCTGCAACTGCACCGCAAGATGTCGCGCCGCGAAGCGCGCCGCCGTGCGATCGAAACGCTCGAGACGGTGCGTATTCCCGACGCCGCACGGCGCATCAACATGTATCCGCACGAGTTCTCCGGCGGCATGCGTCAGCGCGTGATGATCGCGATGGCGCTGCTCTCCGAGCCGGAAATCCTGATCGCCGACGAGCCGACCACCGCGCTCGACGTGACCGTGCAGGCGCAAATCATCGAGTTGCTGCGCGAGCTGAATCGCGAACGCGGCACCGCGATCATTCTGATCACGCACGACATGGGCGTGGTAGCCGGTTTGTGCGACGACGTGATGGTGATGTACGCCGGCCAGACCGTCGAGCAGGCGAGCGCCGCCGCGCTGTTCGCCGCGCCGACCCATCCGTACACGATCGGCCTCCTGAACGCATTGCCGCGCCTGACCGACGACGACGACCGTCCGCTGCAAACCATTCCCGGCAATCCGCCGCTGCCCGGCGAAGTCGGCGCGGGTTGCGCGTTCGCGCCGCGCTGCGCGTATTGCAGCGAGCGGTGCCGCGAATCGCGCCCAGCGCTAACAGCATCGCAGACCAGCGCCGATGGCCCGGGCGGCGGCGCGCTGCGCGCAT
- a CDS encoding ABC transporter permease subunit — protein MPRSLQTTAAALDPLAAIAKAPRSRGPLATAAMRFVRNRAAFAGFVVLLLIVIACVAGPWLLPNNPIDSDWSAISLPPTWLNMHWFGTDELGRDLLARTLQGGLVSLEVGLLGTLVSGLIGVAYGATAGYLGGRVDAVMMRIVDMMYAIPYMLIAILMMTMFGRAFYLVVLTISAFSWLDMARVVRGQTLSLRSREFIDAARAIGVSSRSIIARHIVPNLFGVVVVYASVTVPNIVLTESVLSFLGLGVQEPMTSWGVLIQDGAQKLESMPWLLLCPAVMLCVTLYCVNFVGDGLRDAFDPKDR, from the coding sequence ATGCCCCGCTCTCTTCAAACGACTGCCGCGGCGCTCGATCCGCTCGCGGCCATCGCGAAGGCGCCGCGTTCGCGCGGCCCGCTCGCCACCGCCGCCATGCGCTTCGTGCGCAATCGCGCGGCGTTTGCCGGTTTCGTCGTGTTGCTGCTGATCGTGATCGCTTGCGTCGCCGGTCCGTGGCTGTTGCCGAATAACCCGATCGACAGCGACTGGAGCGCGATCAGTCTGCCGCCGACGTGGCTGAACATGCACTGGTTCGGCACCGACGAACTCGGCCGCGACCTGCTCGCGCGCACGCTGCAAGGCGGGCTGGTGTCGCTGGAAGTCGGTCTGCTCGGCACGCTGGTGTCGGGGCTGATCGGCGTCGCGTACGGCGCGACCGCCGGTTATCTGGGCGGACGCGTCGACGCGGTGATGATGCGCATCGTCGACATGATGTACGCGATCCCCTACATGCTGATCGCCATCCTGATGATGACGATGTTCGGCCGCGCGTTCTATCTGGTCGTGCTGACCATCAGTGCATTCTCGTGGCTCGACATGGCGCGCGTGGTGCGCGGCCAGACGCTGTCGCTGCGCTCGCGCGAATTCATCGATGCCGCCCGCGCGATCGGCGTGAGTTCCCGCTCGATCATCGCGCGCCACATCGTGCCGAATCTGTTCGGCGTGGTGGTGGTGTACGCGAGCGTGACGGTGCCCAATATCGTGCTGACGGAATCGGTGCTGTCGTTTCTCGGTCTCGGCGTGCAGGAACCGATGACGAGCTGGGGTGTGCTGATTCAGGACGGCGCGCAGAAGCTCGAATCGATGCCGTGGCTGCTGCTGTGCCCGGCCGTGATGTTGTGCGTGACGCTGTATTGCGTGAATTTTGTCGGCGACGGTCTGCGCGACGCATTCGATCCGAAGGACCGCTGA
- a CDS encoding ABC transporter permease subunit, whose translation MLAYTLRRTLWAIPTILAVITACYLLLHLTPGGPFDTEKHLSAAVLANLNAKYHLDEPLWLQYLHYLGSLLHGDLGPSFRYADWSVNDLVWKALPVSLGVGGVSVPIAVVIGVTLGTLAAVRRDRFVDHAVMVLGNIGNVVPPFVLGPVLVWIFAILLKTSEGHGWLPAGGWGEGEWRYRVLPIVLLTIINVAAIARVMRGSMIEVLTGNFIRTARAKGLPGRTIVLRHALKPALMPVVSLLGSICISSITAAVVTESVFALPGLGQLVVNGAINRDYTLVLGLVVLTTAVAVLFNLLVDLAYAWLDPRIRY comes from the coding sequence ATGCTGGCCTATACGCTGCGCCGCACGCTCTGGGCGATCCCGACGATTCTCGCCGTGATCACCGCGTGCTATCTGCTGCTGCACCTCACCCCGGGCGGGCCGTTCGACACCGAGAAGCACCTGTCGGCGGCCGTGCTCGCGAACCTCAACGCCAAGTACCACCTCGACGAACCGTTGTGGCTGCAGTATCTCCACTACCTGGGCTCGTTGCTGCACGGCGACCTGGGTCCGTCGTTCCGCTACGCCGACTGGTCGGTCAACGATCTGGTGTGGAAGGCGTTGCCGGTGAGTCTCGGCGTAGGTGGCGTATCGGTGCCGATCGCGGTCGTGATCGGCGTCACGCTCGGCACGCTGGCCGCGGTGCGGCGTGACCGTTTCGTCGACCACGCGGTGATGGTGCTCGGCAATATCGGCAACGTGGTGCCGCCGTTCGTGCTGGGCCCGGTGCTGGTGTGGATCTTCGCGATCCTGCTGAAGACCTCCGAAGGCCACGGCTGGCTGCCGGCCGGCGGCTGGGGCGAAGGCGAGTGGCGTTATCGCGTGCTGCCGATCGTGCTGCTCACCATCATCAACGTCGCTGCGATCGCCCGCGTGATGCGCGGCAGCATGATCGAAGTGCTGACGGGCAATTTCATCCGCACCGCGCGCGCCAAAGGCCTGCCGGGCCGCACGATCGTGTTGCGCCATGCGCTCAAGCCCGCGCTGATGCCGGTGGTGTCGCTGCTTGGCTCGATCTGCATCTCGTCGATCACCGCGGCGGTGGTCACCGAATCGGTGTTCGCGCTGCCCGGCCTCGGCCAACTGGTCGTCAACGGCGCGATCAACCGCGACTACACCCTCGTGCTCGGCCTCGTCGTGCTGACGACCGCCGTGGCCGTGCTGTTCAATCTGCTGGTCGACCTCGCGTATGCATGGCTCGATCCGCGCATCCGGTACTGA